The following nucleotide sequence is from Silurus meridionalis isolate SWU-2019-XX chromosome 5, ASM1480568v1, whole genome shotgun sequence.
CTGATAGAACAGTTCCACAACCGTCTGAGGATTCAACACTTCAACACAGGAAGCACACACAAAAGGagttaatgaatattaatagaTCTTAAATGTATAAGTTTTATGTACCCTGTTCCCCCCTCAGCTCTGATCGCCCCTGAGATCTGATTAATACCTGATCTGTTTGCGCTAACGGCTGTGGAATCAGACAACTTCAACACGGACAGGTGCTGCAGGTTAGCGTCTCTGAAACCCAGTGTATATGTGCAGAGTGGTTAAGATTCACAGCTCAGGTTATAACtctgtttgtatatatgtgtgtacacTTTATATACGTGTGCGTGCACATACAGTGTGTCGAGTGGTACAGGTGAAGCGAGGGTCTGACTGAGCTGCTTGAGCAGGTGATATGAGCAGAGCAGGTGTGAACAGCGTGGGATCAAATCCTGCTGCAGCTGCAGACACTGAGAGCTGCTTTGCAGGAGCccctaaaacaaacacacacaggttataTTTATGTCTGTTCCTGTGTTCATCTACACACATGGTAGTGTTGACCCACCTTGTCTCCGAGGTGCAGGTACAGGTGCTGCAGGATGAGCAGGTCCCTGCAGATCAGCGCTCGAGTCATGGTCATGTGACACATTGCCTGACACACAACACTCACAGCCATGCTGCTGCTGTACAGCTGAGACAGACTGAGACGTACGCTCAGAGAGCggcctgcaacacacacacaatagatcAGATGATTTCCAACAGTTTGACCTTTATGGAGTAAGAGTgctcattataaaataaaaaaaaaaaaaagcaacacagtTAAACTTCATGcaaatgacatgcaaatgagaTGGAAAGTGCCAAAGTGGCAATAAAAccagactgagagacagagcAACTGTTCCTTTGCATCAAACATAAACTAAAACAAACCTATTTCTGttcttttaaactgttttcaactagaggtcgactgattcatTGCTTGCTGGAACTTAAAACCCACACCaacagtttttccgggttgctgtCATTACACAGtgcgagagcggcctctagaggtgaatttCTGACACCAcatgtttgtgttattttttttattcatttctgatggaactgtttttattcatttgtattgtTGCTTGTTGTATCAGTTCGAATGCAcgccttttttttctcaataattattaacatattctataattttattttgcagtttcatgattcagtatttttttgtaataaaagcaaaagacatcaaatatacagaaaaatgtatttccaACAGTCCAAACAGTCTGATTTACTGCtgatactctgtgtgtgtgtgtgtgtgtgtgtgtgtttgtccgcATGTTTaggtgggtgagagagagagagatctcacCTGTGCGTGACAGCCCTGTGTCAGGTGTGTCTAACTCCGCCTCCAGGTCGAGCTCTCGGAGCAGAGCGTTCATTGCTGCCAAAGGATTACGCACATCCTGCAGCTTGTTGGTGATATCAGCAACTAAATTATCACTAaaaatcacaacacacacacacacacacttagcaaAAACAATGTAGGTCaacttgtgtatgtgtgtgtgtgtgtgtgtgtgtgtactgacgTGTCATTAGTAAGCAGGTTGTCCAGCACTTGTTCTGCTGCTCTCTCTGGAGACATCAACATCTCCACCGCTctgtccatcacacacaccatgtcccCCTGCAAACACTCGCTCACTAAACGCAAACACTGCACCAGCTGCAGGACATCTCCACCCAGCTCCGGTTCTGtctcacacatttacatttacaacacacacacacacacacacacacacacactcatggtcATGGTCTTCACCTGTGATGAGATTCCCCCCCCACATCTATCTGTAATAAAAGTAGAACAGTGAGTGGGAGTGGTTACCATCAGCTACAGGAGTTTCCTCCTCGGAGAACAGGTACTCATCAGAGCACAGGTACAGGTGATCCACAGCGAAGCAGGGCAGCAGAAACGACACCAAGCCCTGATGAAACATTAATGATGACCTCTAACACACTGCACTGACCTTCTGACTGTCATCACAACAGCATCAGTGTAACTTATTCACCAGCTCATATGACAAACAGGGCGTGGCCCAATTTGTTGGATTTCTTTCTTATGCACTACACAGCTCATTATAATCCTGTACAAATATTATGGTTCCTATCGCTGTGGAAACAGCCTGGACAGGACTTTAATGGTAAGTATGGAGGTAAATATTTAAGGGCGCTCTCATCACCCCATGAGAAGTGGATCTGGTACCTTCTTGAGGAGGCAGACCATAGCGGTGGCCGGGTCCACATGCAGGGCGAGGGGGGTGGACAGAGCCTCCTGGTACTGCAGACAGCAAGCATAGAACTTGGACCAGAACTCCACCTGCAGCATTCGATAATCCTCCTGAGAGAACTCGAATTCTGTCACACTACTCTggagctaaacacacacacacacacacacacacacacacacacacacacacacacacacacacacacacacacacacacacacacacacacacacacacacacacacacacacacacacacacgcgagtAAGTGACCAAATATACTATTTCTCAATATGagtcattttatttcatggtaATGATGAGTTTTATAGTCAAGTTATCAAAAACAGTAATTATTCTGAAAAACTGACAGAAAAGaggctttatataaaaaataaacttaaaaacttGATCATATTTGatcactttttttctctttcattttgctGGAGTGCATCACATACCTCAGGTCATGGGTTTTGATGAACTGTCAAAATGTTTCCATGGTGTAAACTGGTGCCATGTGCTTAAAGTAGTACACCATAAGAGTCTGAGCTGCTGCTTTCCATCTCTTAGAGCTTTTCTCATACGACGTGCCTTTGGTTAATGATTTGGTCAAACTGGTTTGAATCTGCACGCGTTTGTTATATTTTGCCAGAGGTTGATGCTCTCTTGATAAGGAGCATCTTTTGGTTTACTTTTTTGGTATTCTTTTATGTGTTTCATTTGGAGGTGATGAAACAAATTGCTTGTGCTCATGCTGCTAGTGAGCACTTTCAGATATTTcggtgtggatgagcaactttcaGCACGTGTTTACAAATGAAAGTGTGGATTCTACTTTCATGTTAGAATGACAGGTTTTTCTGCTCGGTCAGATTTTGTAAACCCAAACCACGTCCACACTACAGATGTTGCACCTTTAATAAGATCCTCCTCCAGCTCAGGATCTATTTGTGGTTTCTTctcatctgtttgtttttctttctccattatTTTGACAAACTCACAGCATTTCTCTCAGTCTCACTCACAGCATCTTGCTCAGGTTCATGCACGTGAGTCCACttatttacgtgtgtgtgtgtgtgtgtgtgtgagagagagagagaaacctcATTCTCTACAGCCAGAGTCACTTCTTTCTTCAGTGTCTCCCACGTTAAGTCAAGAAATCGCTCTGTGCCACGTTTGTAAATCTGcaacatacagagagagagattaaagaAAGATGAATCAgaattagagtgtgtgtgtgtgtgtctgtgtgtgtgtgtgtatatatatatatatatatatatatatatatatatatatatatatatatatgggtgtgaCTGTTTACCTGTAGAGCCTTTACAATGGCAGCAGCAGTAAAGCgcagaggagaaaaaagaacatCCAAGTAGGTCtcctaaagagagagagagagagagagagagagagagagagattaatctTCACGTCCCTATACTGTGCACAATCcgtgtctgtttatttatttaccgcCTCTTTGAAACTTCActacaatgaataaaaatgcgTCATTGTTAAAAAACTCCACATTCAAACAGTCCACACTGCAGAGTGACAGAAGGCAAAAACTTATTATTAGGACAAGTTTTCTatctcacacacgcacaaaacCAGGACCAAGTCTTACTCTGGGGTCCTGCTCAGGCCCAATGTTCACTTCCTCTTCTGGTGCAGGCTGCACAAACACCTGGTTCCACATGCCTGCGGCGttactgcaaacacacacacacacacacacacaccccagaggTTTAAACTAATAAACTGATGTCAGAGTGTCAGTGGAGTGAGTGTGATACTTACTGCTCAAAGTTGATGTACTTCACCACAGTCTGATTATCATCATCCAACCACAGAGCCCAAATATCAGTGGAGGTTAGAACAAAGTCCACCAGAGTCTCCtgttcaccacacacacacacacacacacacacacacacacacagtacccaAATAAAGCAGGgttaaatataagtaaaaagtTGAAAAACCTTTAGCAGagaagaaatgaaaaggaaGACCAACATCACACTCTATACAGAGTCATCATGGTGGGTGTGGTCTAATATTCTAACGAGCATTCTTGATTGATAGCTCTCTGTCTAACCCTGGACCACTCAAGCATAATTAAACAGTgagaatgtgtgcatgtgtgtgtgtgtgtgtgtgcgtgtgtgcatacCTGTGTGCTGTAGATGGTGGAGATGAGCTCCAGGCTGTAGCGTGTGCTGTTACTGGAGCCGAGCTGCAGGACACAGAACTGACCACTGTTTGGAGAGgcgatgtaaacacacacacacacacccgcagaacccgacacacacacacgcaggcgGTGAGAGACGCCCAAGCTGTTCTTCAGCTCAGCCCGACCCGCAGGGACGTAATCCAACACATCCGccaccaacacacactgctgctccTGGggacatgacacacacacacttttttttttaaacagtaccTGACTGATTATTCTATCTGCCAATCACAGAACTGAAGCCAGAATGATGTCAGTGTGATTAAGGTTTCAAAATTCCAGAAATATTTAAGATTGGAAACCttccatgggaattaatagGAAGTAacgggaataaactgggaatttacacaTTTTCAGGTTAGCCTACAACATGGATCAATGGaacaatcacatgcacacagcacacttaatGCAGGGTTACACATACAATTTAAATCTCACACTATTGTTGACACTGagattacccataatgcacagCGACTGTGTGTTAGGTTTAATCTTGAGAAGTAGACGTGGTCACACACCTTATAAGACCAGACGCGCAGTTTATGATCCTGACACAGAGCGAAGATGAAGGTGTCATCCTCCATCGGCCACACAGCTAAACTCACCGCTAGGTCACATGGGCTCTGGtcacctctaacacacacacacacacacacacgcacacaattaGATCAGATCATCTCCAGCAACACTCACCTTTACTGAGTAAGAGTGTtctttaatagtaaaaaaaacacgaaGTTCAACTTCATgcattcacttatttattttggctttacaaataaaccaagattatctctctctctcacacacacacacacacacacacacacacacacacacgtccagaGTAGAAAGCCGTCACTCACCTGATGGCAGTGGGGACCCAGCCGGCTAACCTCTGCATCACTGAACTCTGCTTTAACTCAATCACTGATAGCGAACCTGagcgttcacacacacacacacacacacacacacacacacacacacacacacaaactatctttaaaaatgtatcattaATTAGCATAATCCTATTTCATATAACActgtttaattatatattacagtaattattttgttattgaaGTAGTGTTACCCTGCTGATCATGGGGGGGTAACGTAACTATGGTGATGCCCCCAGCAGGAGTGGCCAAAGCAAAATGGGCGTGGCCATGCATGCTGAGCCAGGTGGAAGACGTGATGGGGTTCTGAGTCAACGGCAGGGTGAAGGAGTGAATGGCTTCCTGAACACACACCTTCCCCACATCCGTGAACACACTCTGCATCTGCAACTCAGCCACCAgctcctatacacacacacacaatattacatTAGTCACTATATAGTCACCTCTTTTCCCATGATAATTTTAACCTTTCAAGGAAGACAGAATGCaagggtgggtgtgtgtgtgtgtgtgtgtgtgtgtgtgagagagagtgtgagagagagagagagagaaaggtgacACACTCACGCTGCGGTACATGCGTGTAGGATGGGGCAGCACCATCCTGTGCACTGATTGGTTGGTGACTATGAGGACAACGACATTGTTCAGGGTCTCATGGATGTGAACGCCTCCAGGAAGCACGCTGCAGTTCAGGATCTTCAGACGGAGAGAGTTGTTTAACAGGTTTACATCCAGAGACTGTTCCACCAGCTGAACAATGTCTCCTGACGTGGacctaaacacaaacacacggaGCACTATTgagttctggattctgattggtcagagggttAATTAAAAGAacgtctcaaaaaaaaaaaaaactcaccagTGGATGAATCGGTTGCTGGTGAGAGACAGAAGTTTTCCGCTCTCCTCATAAGAGAAAGCCCCTGCGCTGTCTGCAAACCTCCCACCACCAGGGGGCGCACTGACACCTGCACACATTAAAACTTGGAATCAAAGTCATGACAACCAAGAGAAACCCTGATGAAAATACTCCAACAAAGTTGCAAAACTGCTTCCAGAACAAGGCTGTATGAGCACATTTCCAGAAGAGATGAAGAATTTTAAAAGATACATCCTTAACCGTTTcgttaattaaatatttagacGACACACTTTTAtccataaaatgttattaaagcaGTCATTCCAATAAAACAGT
It contains:
- the nup160 gene encoding nuclear pore complex protein Nup160, encoding MRHIRCSDARKMAAALERSFIEICGFERETVSRFRDLSINLGVSAPPGGGRFADSAGAFSYEESGKLLSLTSNRFIHWSTSGDIVQLVEQSLDVNLLNNSLRLKILNCSVLPGGVHIHETLNNVVVLIVTNQSVHRMVLPHPTRMYRSELVAELQMQSVFTDVGKVCVQEAIHSFTLPLTQNPITSSTWLSMHGHAHFALATPAGGITIVTLPPHDQQGSLSVIELKQSSVMQRLAGWVPTAIRGDQSPCDLAVSLAVWPMEDDTFIFALCQDHKLRVWSYKEQQCVLVADVLDYVPAGRAELKNSLGVSHRLRVCVSGSAGVCVCVYIASPNSGQFCVLQLGSSNSTRYSLELISTIYSTQETLVDFVLTSTDIWALWLDDDNQTVVKYINFEHNAAGMWNQVFVQPAPEEEVNIGPEQDPRETYLDVLFSPLRFTAAAIVKALQIYKRGTERFLDLTWETLKKEVTLAVENELQSSVTEFEFSQEDYRMLQVEFWSKFYACCLQYQEALSTPLALHVDPATAMVCLLKKGLVSFLLPCFAVDHLYLCSDEYLFSEEETPVADEPELGGDVLQLVQCLRLVSECLQGDMVCVMDRAVEMLMSPERAAEQVLDNLLTNDTDNLVADITNKLQDVRNPLAAMNALLRELDLEAELDTPDTGLSRTGRSLSVRLSLSQLYSSSMAVSVVCQAMCHMTMTRALICRDLLILQHLYLHLGDKGLLQSSSQCLQLQQDLIPRCSHLLCSYHLLKQLSQTLASPVPLDTLDANLQHLSVLKLSDSTAVSANRSVLNPQTVVELFYQNVAHKVIVLQLFGQREVPESHMSSLHWNQLISSVVHLLTQLLWPSNPNFLFPECMMGNCQYTQLQEYVRLIGPWCQANVGSCRFVLGQAYLACGEGQKALQCFQEAAPEVEKEEFLMRLTGTEEDEAGTTAPRLLYYNKVLRLLEDVGLPDLVVQLATLAVSEAVNDQRSQAALWTRIFKHHLDLGHNREAYEALTQNPDPSRQLDCLRQLVVVLCERAQLHDLIQFPYINLHEEVVGIIESRARAVDLMTHNYYELLYAFHINRHNYRKAGTVMFEYGMRLGREVRTLKGLQKQVNCYLSALNCLRLIRPEYAWIILPSSGSACERPGASPKRSHDGDLAPPPASRQIEILELKDLEKEYVLARCRLTLAQQEPSSASIAGSASAVEMVSLLVQAGLFDTALSLCETFKLDLTPVFEGLTFKCIKLQYGSDQSHNEAWNWLSANQLPNLITTKESSATDEAWRLLASYLEKHQSQNAQHHRCVINRLLSHGVPAPDWLLNAYKEVDAASMLRLYLNYDLLDSAAELVMEYVDALLGKGHQYFGIEMPLSATAPLVWLPYTSIDQLLHNLRESQTPSNTQVYEKLRTKLAEYHTQVERSSKHRLQVPA